The proteins below are encoded in one region of Candidatus Aegiribacteria sp.:
- a CDS encoding carboxypeptidase regulatory-like domain-containing protein, giving the protein MIPELQYAYELSMTGGSSGHQENNSDVQELLQPLCEQYGVQIVFGGHNHYYAKACRNGVFHLTVGGGGAPLYPPYSGYPNVMLTKKVNHFCEIQIEQDTLILNVVDISNMIIDTIEMIEGILPSHLLGSVTLFSGSGDLQDVLIEADGASVSPDESGYYGLNLDPGSYDVSVSLEGYENQLFEDVEILYGTETTLDITIYETSIGDTEISPETFLLYSYPNPFVEQTEIHYELSGACSVQLTVFDISGHRVRDLFSDHQSAGDYSVIWNGTDDSGRPLSAGVYFCTFT; this is encoded by the coding sequence ATGATTCCAGAATTGCAGTATGCATATGAATTATCCATGACGGGAGGATCCTCTGGACATCAGGAGAACAACAGCGATGTGCAGGAATTACTGCAGCCTCTCTGCGAGCAGTACGGAGTGCAAATAGTGTTCGGAGGACACAACCATTACTATGCAAAAGCCTGCAGAAATGGAGTGTTTCATCTGACGGTCGGTGGTGGAGGCGCCCCTCTCTATCCACCCTATTCAGGTTATCCCAATGTTATGCTGACAAAGAAGGTTAATCACTTCTGTGAAATCCAGATCGAACAGGATACTCTTATTCTGAATGTAGTTGATATTTCAAATATGATCATCGACACAATCGAGATGATAGAAGGAATACTTCCCAGCCATCTGCTTGGTTCGGTAACCCTGTTCAGCGGCTCCGGAGATCTACAGGATGTTCTGATAGAGGCTGACGGGGCATCGGTGAGCCCCGATGAAAGCGGATATTACGGTTTGAATCTGGATCCGGGATCCTACGATGTATCGGTTTCCCTGGAAGGGTATGAAAACCAGCTGTTCGAAGATGTTGAGATACTTTATGGAACCGAGACAACACTCGATATCACAATTTACGAGACATCGATAGGGGATACAGAAATTTCACCTGAGACTTTCCTTCTGTACAGCTACCCGAACCCCTTTGTAGAACAAACCGAAATTCATTATGAGCTTTCAGGAGCCTGTTCCGTTCAGCTGACGGTCTTTGACATCAGCGGGCACCGTGTTAGAGATCTGTTCAGCGATCATCAGTCCGCAGGTGATTATTCAGTGATCTGGAATGGCACAGATGACAGCGGGAGACCCCTTTCTGCAGGAGTATATTTCTGCACCTTTACA